The Methanolobus sp. WCC4 genome includes the window GTTCGAAGCTGTTGCAAGAGCAGGGAATGAACTGGGAGCTGATGAAGGGTTCAACTGTGTGGGATACTCTGTTGTCAGTTACGAGCTTGACGGGCAGAGGATATCCAACATAATAGGACAGAAGGGCAATTCCATTTCCGTGGAAGTACTGGCAACTTTTCTACCCGAGGCTGTGATCAATAGTATGTTCGCTGTCCTTGATAGGTGCGGACTTGAAGCCTCCAGTGTGACACTGGAACCGATCGCTGCATTGAATGTGGCCATACCGGCAGATATGCGCAAGCTCAACATTGCACTTGTGGATATCGGGGCTGGTACATCAGACATTGCAATTACGGATAATGGAACTGTCATCGGCTATGGAATGGTGCCGGAGGCAGGGGATGAGATCACGGACTTCATCTGTGACAGGTATCTTGTGGATTTTAAAAAGGGAGAGATGATCAAAAGATCCCTTACTACGCAGGAGACAATTGAACTGGAGGACATCTTTGGAGTGGTCACGGAAGTTCCTGTTAGCCAGGTAATCTCTGACATCGAGGAAGAGGTAGACAAACTGGCGCTACATATCGTTGAAGAGATAAAGAAGCTCAATAACAGAACTCCCAGAGCTGTAGTGCTCGTTGGAGGAGGGTCACAGACAGCAGGACTGAAAGAGCACATATCCAGACATCTGGAACTACCGATACAAAGGATAGGATCCCGTCTTCCAAAACAGGTGGAGGACTTTTCAGATAGCACCGGTATGATCAACGGTGCGGACATGATAACGCCCATGGGAATAGCAAGTATGGGCATCAGGAAAGAAGGGATGGAATTCATCGATGTTACTGTGAATGGTTCCGATGTGCATCTTCTGGATGTCAACGGGGCATCCATTATGGATGCACTTGTTGCTGCAAAGATCAAACGCCTCTACCCGCGCCCGGGAATGGCACTTAGTTTTAATGTTAATTCAGAATTCATCACCGTTGAAGGTGAGATGGGAGAACACGCGATGATCACCATCGATGGGGAGAAAGCAACCCTTGGAGACCATATTCACAAGGGAGCTGCAATAGACTTCACAGCACCGGTAGATGGTAAGGATGCGCATGTGAAGATAAAAGACCTCATCGAAAGGATCGGGATCAGGAACGATATCAGGATCACGGTCAATGGAGAGGGAAGAGAACAAGATCCTTTTGTCACGATAAATGACAAAAAAGCATCTATTAACGATAATGTTCCTGACAGGGCACAGGTAGTGATAAGAACTGCCAGTTTACAGGACATCCTTGAACAGGAATTCGACACTGCAGAAGCAGAGATGATCACGATCACGATCAATAACCGTATACAGTATTTTGACAGCACAAAGTTCGTTGTAAAACTTAACGATGAGGTGATCGACCCCTCCATGCTCGCAGATACACTAATCGAGGATGAAGATAGGATAGATATCAAAAAGGCCGAGTTCGAATACAGGCTGGAAGATATCCTTTCAAAACCCGAAGATGGCAGAAAGATAACCGTGGTCCTGAACGGCGAGGAAGTCATCTTCGATGGTTCCATGCCGTCTATCAGCCTTAACGGGAAGAGAACGGACCTTTCTGCGAAGGTGAAGGATGGCGACAATGTCAGCTTCAAGAATGGAGATGAAGCGGACCCCATTCTTTCTGATCTTTTTGAATTTATGGATATTAAAAAGGAAGAACTTGTTGGCAAGAGGATGAGACTCCTTGTGAACAATGTTCCGGCCAGGTTCACAACCCCACTGAGAGATGGAAACAATGTGACTATAGAATTTGTAGAGGGATAAAAATGCTTGATACCATGCAAAAAAAAGATGCAGACTATGAGATGCTTAAGAAACTCATACACCAGAAGCTTGGATTCAACTGTGAACAATACAAGGATTCACACTTCAAGAGAAGGATCGATGTCAGACTACGTGCCACCAATTCGAAGACATACGGAGAATATGTTGCATGCCTGCAAACTGACAGGAATGAATTTCCGGAACTAATGGAGACACTGACCGTTAACGTAACGAATTTCTTCAGGAATCCCGAGGTTTATGATGTCATTGAGAAACAGGTACTTCCTGCGATCATCAAAGCAAAGAGCACTGGTCTGCGATCAATTCGCATATGGAGTGCAGGATGTTCCATCGGTGTCGAAGCATATTCCATCGCAATGTTGTTGAAGCACCTTCTGGGTGATGATTTCAAGAGATACAGTATCAAGATCACGGGAACTGACATTGACAAGGAAAGTC containing:
- the pilM gene encoding pilus assembly protein PilM, with amino-acid sequence MSGSHFALDIGTRTVVGLITDQEHLNIRAACIHEHGERSMQDGQIHDVDKVAKVVSEVRKDLEGQIGHELSNASVAVAGRALKTSKIRLSLEIPYREITKQDISELEFEAVARAGNELGADEGFNCVGYSVVSYELDGQRISNIIGQKGNSISVEVLATFLPEAVINSMFAVLDRCGLEASSVTLEPIAALNVAIPADMRKLNIALVDIGAGTSDIAITDNGTVIGYGMVPEAGDEITDFICDRYLVDFKKGEMIKRSLTTQETIELEDIFGVVTEVPVSQVISDIEEEVDKLALHIVEEIKKLNNRTPRAVVLVGGGSQTAGLKEHISRHLELPIQRIGSRLPKQVEDFSDSTGMINGADMITPMGIASMGIRKEGMEFIDVTVNGSDVHLLDVNGASIMDALVAAKIKRLYPRPGMALSFNVNSEFITVEGEMGEHAMITIDGEKATLGDHIHKGAAIDFTAPVDGKDAHVKIKDLIERIGIRNDIRITVNGEGREQDPFVTINDKKASINDNVPDRAQVVIRTASLQDILEQEFDTAEAEMITITINNRIQYFDSTKFVVKLNDEVIDPSMLADTLIEDEDRIDIKKAEFEYRLEDILSKPEDGRKITVVLNGEEVIFDGSMPSISLNGKRTDLSAKVKDGDNVSFKNGDEADPILSDLFEFMDIKKEELVGKRMRLLVNNVPARFTTPLRDGNNVTIEFVEG
- a CDS encoding protein-glutamate O-methyltransferase CheR; this encodes MQKKDADYEMLKKLIHQKLGFNCEQYKDSHFKRRIDVRLRATNSKTYGEYVACLQTDRNEFPELMETLTVNVTNFFRNPEVYDVIEKQVLPAIIKAKSTGLRSIRIWSAGCSIGVEAYSIAMLLKHLLGDDFKRYSIKITGTDIDKESLARAQRGVYSRMEVKDVRPAFLNKFFTKEGNDYVINDELKKITQFKKQDLISGPKMSGFDAVFCRNVTIYFEKELQEKLYMDFYNALSKDGFFVMGKTETLLGPSKDTFKPFNSKERIYQK